ACCAGCCATGGTTACTGGCCGTGCAGGAAGCCCGTCCTGTCTAATCTCACAAGTTCTGATTTCCTGCCAAATGGCATTTGGGAGCCACTGATAATTTAATTTCCTGGCACTTACTGTTGCTGGGGATTTATTTGGTTTCTCTCCGCAGCTCTTAACAAGAAAGTAAATCTCAACAGAGCGCACAGTTTCAGTGTGGAAACACTAATAAGACAAGGATTTTATGTGACATGTGCAAGACCAGCAAGAACGAATTAATAAGGAGAGTGATTTTCAACCTTCTGTCCCTGTGATAGACGCTCTTTCCTGTAGACGCGGGGGCTGAAGACAGTTTTAAAGCTGCCTCCCTAAACAGTGCGTCGTCGTTCAAGGAGACGGACCCCAGGGTCCGGGCGGCTCTCCTTTTCTAAGCTGGCTGTGTAAGGGAACACCTCGGATTTCTTTTGGGGGAAAGAGGGCCAGTAAGAGCCGTTCTCTAGTCTCAGAAAATCTCTGAACCGTGACCCAAGTGTCCCAGGCCCCTTTCTTGGCACAGGACTGTCACTCCTTGCCTCGGTCGGGTCGTCGGGTGTCTGGAGAGGAGGGTCTGTGTGAGCAGATGGGCCGGGGCGGGCTGCTGGCCGCCCTTGGCTGGAGGCGGGTTCTGAGTGAGAGTTCACAGCTTCCTGGCGGTGCTCAGACGCAGGGTGTGGTTTCCTTAGCTCACTCTGCTATTTGGTTGCCTACAGCAACAAGATCCAAACAAGTTGGACATGTGTTTGTATAAAAAAACTGGGAATGGGACCCAAAGTGGGTGTCCGGGGCCGTTCAGTTAGTGGAGGAGCCGAGGTGAGTACGGGCAGctgctcctttctcttccctccttctttctctttaaatcagTTCCCGGATGTTTGCGCGCACGACCACCGTGTTCGTGGGTAGCGGGAGAAAGTGCTCTCTCTTCTCGTGTTGTCTGGGCGCGTTAAATAATTGCTGTCTCTTTACCCGTGGAAGTTTCTTTTtcagggagagaagaagaaataagcaTGTGTTTATGGAAACTGAGAGCTCATAGAAACATTTGGTACCTTTTTGGTGGCGCGATGAACAGACTGCTTTTGAGCGCTGGTGACCGCAGGCCCTCGGGTTGGGGCCGGGGGGAGTTGTTCAGCTGCAGGCAGTGCGGGAGGGGTTCTTGACAAAATCCGCCTGACACTTTTTACAAAGTCATCCCCGCCCCCACCTAGATGCTGCTTGAAGATGGCAGTTTTGCAAACTGCAGGGTCCTGAATCCTGACACTTCATGGACTCTATTGATCCTCACTTGCTTGGATGAAGGGGGATTTGATTTTTGGCGCGTCACGAAGCCAAACGCCACTGTGACAGATAGCTCACGGGTGCAGAACTGATTGCTCAGGCCTCCAGAGTCAGTAAACTGTCTTGGAAGTCATTCTGTAGGATCATTTCAGGGATTACAAAGTGCTCTGCCAGATTTGAAATAAATGCTTACGCACTGCTCATGTCCCTAGCATGGTCTGGTGTTGGCAGAAAGTTTGGGTTCAGATGCGCTGAATTCCGTGGCTGGGAGCGTGGGGGCCTTCTCCCTCCCCCGCCAGCCTCTCCTCCTAGGAGCTGCAGACGCTGCCCCAGCGGCCGCCCGCCCAGCTCGGCTCAGAGCCGCCTGGCCCCCTCAGTGTCCTCTCAGAGGCAGTGCAGGGGGATGGCCCAGTGGGACCCTCTCCCGGGAGCCCAGGGACTGTCTGTTTCATCGCCGGAGTCACCAGTGAACTGCCTCTGGCCTCAGCGCCCTGGCCGCAGTCCCCGAACCCCTTGGCCTTCGCGTCTCATTTGTTCTGCCTCCTTGCCCCCCGCAGGCCCCTCCAGCTACAAGGTAGGCACCATGGCCGAGAAGTTTGACTGCCACTACTGCAGGGACCCGCTGCAGGGAAAGAAGTACGTGCAGAAGGACGGCCACCACTGCTGCCTGAAGTGCTTCGACAAGTTCTGCGCCAACACCTGCGTGGAGTGCCGCAAACCCATCGGCGCTGACTCCAAGGTAGCGCCCGTGgggccagggttgggggggggcagggcagggccggcGCGCGGAGGAGCAGCCAcacttccatccctggctggctGATGGGGAACACGGCCAGACGCCAGCCCTTGCGATTGTCTCAGGAGTGGAGTCTTCCAGCCTCCCCCGCATCCAGGGTGTCAGGGACTGTGTCATCCTGACGGCCACCCCCTGTGCTCGGTTCCCAGGAGGTGCACTACAAGAACCGCTACTGGCACGACACCTGCTTCCGCTGCTCCAAGTGCCTTCACCCCTTGGCCAATGAGACCTTTATGGCCAAGGACAACAAGATCCTGTGCAACAAGTGCACCACTCGCGAGGATTCCCCCAAGTGCAAGGGGTGCTTCAAGCCCATCGTGGCAGGTACCGGCCACACTCAGCCCCGGGGCAGCCAGGGAGGAGGCCCTGAGGGCAGCGTGGCGCAGGGGTGCTTGTGATGGGGATGACGCTGGCGGGAGCCGCTGCCGGAGGTTagcatatatatgca
Above is a genomic segment from Sus scrofa isolate TJ Tabasco breed Duroc chromosome X, Sscrofa11.1, whole genome shotgun sequence containing:
- the FHL1 gene encoding four and a half LIM domains protein 1 isoform X6 — encoded protein: MFTTEPQPYQPGPGDSGSRCGLGLAGGAMASHRHAGPSSYKVGTMAEKFDCHYCRDPLQGKKYVQKDGHHCCLKCFDKFCANTCVECRKPIGADSKEVHYKNRYWHDTCFRCSKCLHPLANETFMAKDNKILCNKCTTREDSPKCKGCFKPIVAGDQNVEYKGTVWHKDCFTCSNCKQVIGTGSFFPKGEDFYCVTCHETKFAKHCVKCNKGLVKAPVWWPMKDNPGTTTASTAKNAP
- the FHL1 gene encoding four and a half LIM domains protein 1 isoform X7, whose product is MAEKFDCHYCRDPLQGKKYVQKDGHHCCLKCFDKFCANTCVECRKPIGADSKEVHYKNRYWHDTCFRCSKCLHPLANETFMAKDNKILCNKCTTREDSPKCKGCFKPIVAGDQNVEYKGTVWHKDCFTCSNCKQVIGTGSFFPKGEDFYCVTCHETKFAKHCVKCNKGLVKAPVWWPMKDNPGTTTASTAKNAP